From Variovorax sp. PMC12, the proteins below share one genomic window:
- a CDS encoding long-chain-fatty-acid--CoA ligase, with amino-acid sequence MTDRPWLSSYPQGVPADIDASHYPSLVALMEESFSKYADRTAYSFMGKDISYGETDRQSKAFAAYLQGLGLVKGDRVAAMMPNCPQYPIAVAAILRAGLILVNVNPLYTPRELEHQLKDSGAKAIVIMENFGTTLQQCIASTPIKHIVLASMGDRLGFLKGALVNYVVRNVKKLVPHFSLPGAVRFNDALDKGASGSLKPAAIGPDDVAVLQYTGGTTGVSKGAVLLHRNVIANVLQSEAWNEPAMAKVPANEQPTGVCALPLYHIFAFTVGMMLSMRTGGKLILIPNPRDIPAVLKELSKHTIHSFPAVNTLFNGLANHPDFNTVNWKNLKISVGGGMAVQAAVAKLWLEKTGCPICEGYGLSETSPSTTCNPTNSTAYTGTIGLPLPSTWLKLLDDEGNEVPMGERGEIAIKGPQVMAGYWQRPDETAKVMTPDGYFKSGDIGVVDERGYFKVVDRKKDMILVSGFNVYPNEVEDVVALIPGVLECAAVGVPDEKTGEAVKLVIVKKDPSLTEAQVREYCRANLTGYKQPRIVEFRTDMPKTPVGKILRRELRDAKK; translated from the coding sequence ATGACCGATCGTCCCTGGCTCAGCAGCTACCCGCAGGGTGTGCCCGCAGATATCGATGCATCGCACTACCCCTCGCTGGTCGCGCTCATGGAAGAGAGTTTTTCCAAGTACGCCGACCGCACGGCCTACAGCTTCATGGGCAAGGACATCAGCTACGGCGAGACCGACAGGCAGAGCAAGGCCTTCGCGGCCTACCTGCAGGGACTGGGCCTGGTGAAGGGCGACCGCGTCGCCGCGATGATGCCCAACTGCCCGCAGTACCCGATCGCGGTCGCGGCCATCCTGCGCGCCGGCCTGATCCTGGTCAACGTGAACCCGCTCTACACGCCGCGCGAACTCGAGCACCAGCTCAAGGACTCGGGCGCGAAGGCCATCGTCATCATGGAGAACTTCGGTACCACGCTGCAGCAGTGCATCGCGTCCACGCCGATCAAGCACATCGTGCTGGCCTCCATGGGCGACCGCCTCGGCTTCCTGAAGGGCGCGCTGGTCAACTACGTGGTGCGCAACGTCAAGAAGCTGGTGCCCCACTTCAGCCTGCCCGGCGCGGTGCGCTTCAACGACGCGCTCGACAAGGGCGCGAGCGGCTCGCTCAAGCCGGCGGCCATCGGCCCGGACGACGTGGCCGTGCTGCAGTACACCGGCGGCACCACCGGCGTGTCGAAGGGCGCGGTGCTGCTGCATCGCAACGTGATCGCCAACGTGCTGCAGTCCGAAGCCTGGAACGAGCCGGCCATGGCCAAGGTGCCGGCCAACGAGCAGCCCACGGGCGTGTGCGCGCTGCCGCTGTATCACATCTTCGCTTTCACGGTCGGCATGATGCTGAGCATGCGCACGGGCGGCAAGCTGATCCTGATCCCGAATCCGCGCGACATCCCCGCCGTGCTGAAGGAACTGTCGAAGCACACGATCCACAGCTTCCCGGCCGTCAACACGTTGTTCAACGGCCTGGCGAACCACCCCGACTTCAACACCGTCAACTGGAAGAACCTGAAGATCTCGGTGGGCGGCGGCATGGCCGTGCAGGCCGCGGTGGCCAAGCTCTGGCTCGAGAAGACCGGCTGCCCCATCTGCGAGGGCTACGGCCTCTCGGAGACCTCGCCGTCGACCACCTGCAACCCGACCAACAGCACCGCCTACACCGGCACCATCGGCCTGCCGCTGCCGAGCACCTGGCTCAAGCTGCTCGACGACGAAGGCAACGAAGTGCCCATGGGCGAGCGCGGCGAAATCGCGATCAAGGGCCCGCAGGTGATGGCCGGCTACTGGCAGCGTCCCGACGAGACCGCCAAGGTCATGACGCCCGACGGCTACTTCAAGAGCGGCGACATCGGCGTGGTCGACGAGCGCGGCTACTTCAAGGTGGTCGACCGCAAGAAGGACATGATCCTGGTGTCGGGCTTCAACGTGTACCCGAACGAGGTGGAAGACGTGGTGGCACTGATTCCGGGCGTGCTCGAATGCGCGGCGGTCGGCGTGCCCGACGAGAAGACCGGCGAGGCCGTGAAGCTCGTGATCGTGAAGAAAGACCCGTCGCTCACCGAAGCGCAGGTGCGCGAATACTGCCGGGCAAACCTTACGGGTTACAAGCAGCCGCGAATCGTAGAGTTTCGTACCGACATGCCGAAGACGCCGGTCGGCAAGATCCTGCGCCGCGAGTTGCGCGACGCCAAAAAGTAA